In Amia ocellicauda isolate fAmiCal2 chromosome 16, fAmiCal2.hap1, whole genome shotgun sequence, the following proteins share a genomic window:
- the cxcr1 gene encoding C-X-C chemokine receptor type 1, with protein sequence MDDPNTSLSLSIEDIHNLFDNSSNYTDWFGYNDSFVVDPKTFTCPETHIAQSVNIAMCLLYWLIFLLAVPGNILVAIVIGLNKHSLTPSDIYLFHLSVADTLFALTIPFWAVSTIQGWVFGDSMCKLVSLVQEINFYSSVLFLVCISIDRYLAIVRALQTRKQRQPLHSWAVCISVWLLGAVLGLPVLFNEAFKPLNSDKEVCYENYDPQSGDQWRLFTRLLRHMLGFLIPLIIMLICYSITICRLLETRSFQKQKAMKVIVAVVIAFLLCWMPYHLTVIVDTLIRYEIIFSNCNTRNIIDLALFATQSLGLLHSCVNPVLYAFVGEKFRKNLLNLLYKMRLLDRTSVSKISRSTSQSSDIIM encoded by the exons ATGGATG ACCCGAATACCTCTCTCAGCCTAAGCATTGAAGACATTCACAATTTATTTGACAATTCATCAAATTACACAGACTGGTTTGGATATAATGACAGCTTTGTTGTCGACCCGAAAACCTTTACTTGCCCAGAAACTCACATAGCACAAAGTGTGAACATAGCTATGTGCTTACTATATTGGCTGATCTTCCTGCTCGCGGTTCCTGGGAACATCTTAGTTGCCATTGTGATTGGGCTCAACAAACACTCCTTGACACCATCTGACATCTACCTCTTCCATCTGTCAGTGGCAGACACCCTCTTTGCATTGACCATTCCCTTTTGGGCAGTGAGTACCATCCAGGGCTGGGTGTTTGGGGACAGCATGTGTAAACTGGTTTCCTTGGTTCAGGAGATTAACTTCTACAGCAGCGTCCTGTTCCTCGTATGCATCAGCATTGACCGCTACTTGGCCATTGTCCGAGCACTCCAGACCCGGAAACAGCGCCAGCCCCTCCATAGCTGGGCggtctgtatttctgtctggcTGCTAGGTGCTGTCCTTGGCCTTCCCGTTCTCTTCAATGAGGCCTTCAAGCCTTTAAACTCTGATAAAGAAGTCTGCTACGAAAACTATGACCCGCAGAGTGGGGACCAGTGGAGGCTTTTCACAAGACTTCTCAGACACATGCTGGGTTTCCTCATACCGTTGATAATTATGCTTATCTGCTACAGTATTACCATCTGCCGGCTGCTGGAGACACGCAGCTTTCAGAAGCAGAAAGCCATGAAGGTGATTGTGGCCGTGGTCATTGCCTTCCTTCTGTGCTGGATGCCCTACCACCTGACTGTGATAGTGGACACCCTGATCAGATACGAGATCATCTTCAGCAACTGTAATACGAGGAACATTATTGACCTGGCCCTGTTTGCCACCCAAAGCCTAGGTCTGCTTCACAGCTGTGTCAACCCTGTCCTCTATGCCTTTGTGGGAGAGAAATTCCGAAAGAACCTCTTAAATCTGCTCTATAAAATGCGTTTACTAGACCGCACTTCTGTATCCAAAATCAGCAGATCCACCTCACAGTCATCAGacataataatgtaa